In the genome of Polaribacter atrinae, one region contains:
- the pckA gene encoding phosphoenolpyruvate carboxykinase (ATP): MVDTSTKSISLNSLGIKNATVRYQLTSEELHNLTVAKGQGVVSSLGAIAVNTGEFTGRSPKDRFIVKDDVTKDEVWWSDINIPFESDKFDALYDKVVHYLSEKEIFVRDSYACADENYKLNIRVVNEFPWSNMFAYNMFLRPTEKELATFSPEWTVINAPGFMADPEVDGTRQHNFAILNFSKKIALIGGTGYTGEIKKGIFSALNFILPVSKNTLPMHCSANVGKDGDTAIFFGLSGTGKTTLSTDPERSLIGDDEHGWTAENTVFNFEGGCYAKVINLSKDQEPEIFAAIKKGAILENVVMDANGSIDFADTSITQNTRVSYPIHHIDNIQTPSIGKNPKNIFFLTADAFGVLPPISKLTPNQAAYHFISGYTAKVAGTEAGVTEPTPSFSACFGAPFMPLHPTRYAEMLSKKMKDAGVNVWLINTGWSGGQYGVGRRMPLKYTRAMINAVLNGDLGSYRYEDYHIHSVFGVAQPRSCPGVPTELLSPRSTWNDDEAYYKTAFKLSNAFRNNFTQFEEAASEDIRRGGPQRHAF; encoded by the coding sequence ATGGTAGATACAAGTACGAAATCGATTTCGTTAAATAGTCTAGGAATCAAGAATGCAACAGTTCGTTATCAGTTAACCTCAGAAGAACTACATAACTTAACTGTTGCAAAAGGGCAGGGTGTTGTTTCTTCTTTGGGAGCAATTGCTGTAAATACAGGTGAGTTTACAGGACGTTCTCCAAAAGATCGTTTTATAGTAAAAGATGACGTAACCAAAGATGAGGTCTGGTGGAGTGATATAAATATTCCTTTTGAATCTGATAAGTTTGACGCTTTATATGATAAAGTGGTTCATTATTTATCTGAAAAAGAAATTTTTGTAAGAGACAGTTATGCTTGTGCAGATGAAAATTATAAATTAAATATTAGAGTTGTAAACGAGTTTCCTTGGAGTAATATGTTTGCGTATAATATGTTTTTACGTCCTACAGAAAAGGAATTAGCAACTTTTTCTCCAGAATGGACGGTAATAAATGCTCCTGGTTTTATGGCAGATCCCGAGGTAGATGGAACTCGTCAGCATAATTTTGCTATTTTAAACTTTAGTAAAAAAATTGCATTAATAGGAGGTACTGGATATACAGGTGAAATTAAAAAAGGAATCTTTTCTGCTTTAAACTTTATATTACCTGTATCTAAAAATACATTACCAATGCATTGTTCTGCAAATGTTGGTAAAGATGGTGATACAGCTATTTTCTTTGGATTGTCTGGTACCGGTAAAACTACTTTATCTACAGATCCAGAAAGAAGTTTAATTGGTGATGATGAGCATGGTTGGACAGCAGAAAATACCGTATTTAATTTTGAAGGTGGCTGTTATGCTAAGGTAATCAATTTATCAAAAGACCAAGAACCAGAAATTTTTGCTGCTATTAAAAAAGGAGCAATCCTAGAAAATGTAGTTATGGACGCTAATGGGTCTATCGATTTTGCCGATACTTCTATTACTCAAAATACTCGTGTTAGTTATCCTATTCATCATATAGATAATATACAAACACCATCCATAGGTAAAAATCCGAAGAATATTTTCTTTTTAACGGCAGATGCTTTTGGTGTTTTACCTCCAATTTCTAAATTAACACCTAACCAAGCTGCTTATCACTTTATCTCAGGTTACACAGCTAAAGTTGCAGGTACAGAAGCAGGAGTAACAGAACCAACCCCAAGTTTTTCTGCTTGTTTTGGTGCACCTTTTATGCCTTTACATCCTACAAGATATGCAGAAATGCTAAGTAAGAAAATGAAGGATGCTGGTGTAAATGTTTGGTTGATTAATACTGGATGGTCTGGTGGACAATACGGAGTTGGTAGAAGAATGCCTTTAAAGTATACACGAGCTATGATTAATGCTGTTTTAAATGGTGATTTAGGGAGTTATAGATATGAAGATTATCACATACATTCTGTTTTTGGAGTTGCACAACCAAGAAGTTGTCCTGGAGTGCCAACAGAATTATTAAGTCCGAGATCTACTTGGAACGATGATGAAGCATATTATAAGACCGCTTTTAAATTGTCTAATGCTTTTAGAAATAATTTTACGCAATTTGAAGAGGCTGCAAGTGAAGATATACGAAGAGGTGGACCTCAACGACACGCATTTTAG
- a CDS encoding DUF423 domain-containing protein, with protein MFKNLIITCVLGMLAIILGAFGAHALKEILTAAELSSFETGVRYQMYHVIVLLFVNIYDGFSISQKNKISSLFFLGTVLFSGSIYAIHLTAITAKSIWFVTPLGGLTLIIGWILMIIIFLKKSLNNSK; from the coding sequence ATGTTTAAAAATTTAATTATTACTTGTGTTTTAGGAATGTTAGCTATTATTTTAGGAGCTTTTGGGGCACACGCATTAAAAGAAATTTTAACAGCTGCAGAATTGTCTAGTTTTGAAACTGGCGTACGTTATCAAATGTACCACGTAATTGTTCTGCTATTTGTTAATATTTATGATGGTTTTTCTATTTCACAAAAAAATAAGATTAGTTCTCTTTTTTTCTTAGGAACTGTACTTTTTTCAGGTTCTATATACGCAATTCATTTAACAGCTATAACCGCAAAATCTATTTGGTTTGTAACACCTTTAGGCGGATTAACGTTGATTATTGGATGGATTTTAATGATTATCATATTCTTAAAAAAATCATTAAATAACAGTAAATAG